The genomic interval CCAATCTAGGGGATGACTGGGTAGGAGAATCTTATTCCCAAGACTATTCAGAGCAAGATGTGGATCTATCATGGTGGGAAAGTTTAGGAGATCCGCAATTAACTCTTTATGTTAACGAGGCCGTCTCGAGTAACTATGATATATCTATTGCCAGCGCAAGGGTAAGAGAAGCAAGGGCCCTTAGGGGAGTTTCAGCTTCAGCTTATTATCCCCAGATAGACTCTGATGCAAGTTACCAAAGATTTAGACAAAGTGAGAATGGAATTATAGATATTGGCACATTGTCTGATTTAGGATTTGCTGACGATCAAGGCGATCTTTATCAAGCAGGTTTTGACGCGTTTTGGGAAATAGACATATTTGGCGGAACCCGCCGCTCTGTGGAAGCAGCAAACGCCAGGGTAGAAGCCGCTGTTGAAAACAGAAGGGATGTATTAATCTCTGTGATCTCTGAGGTTGCAAGAAATTATGTGGAGTTAAGGGGAGCACAAAAAGGGTTAACTGTTTCTGAGAAAAATATCCGCATCCAAACCGATACTCTAAATTTAGTGGAAAATAAATATAAAGCCGGACTCTCCTCTGAGCTCGATGTAGCAAGAGCCAGAGCACAGCTTGAATCAACCCGTTCAACACTTCCTCCGATTAGAGCATCAATTAGGGCAAGTGCATACAGAATTGCAGTTCTTCTTGGACGTCGGCCCGGGGCTTTGCTTGATGAACTTCTAAAAACCAAGCCAATTCCGAGCACCCCGGACATTGTCCCTATCGGACTTCCATCAGATCTTTTGTTAAGAAGGGCCGATCTAAGGCGAGTCGAGAGTGAGCTTATGGCTGCCACAGCCGACATAGGGGTAGCTACCTCTGATTTATTTCCTAAGTTTTTTATAACTGGGGCTGCAGGGCTTGAGAGCGTATCTTTTTCAGACTTTTTTGACGCTTCGAGCGGGGTGTGGTCAATCGGGCCGAGCGTTAGTTGGCCGATTTTTCAGGGCGGCAGAATTCGCTCTAACATAAAAGTTGCCGAAGCAGTCAATGACGCTGAGCTTTCTCGCTATCAGCAGACTATTCTTCTTGCACTTGAAGAGGTTGAGTCTTCACTGGTGCGCTACGCTGAAGAAGAGCTTCGCCGCCGCTCATTAAACGAGTCTGCAAAATCTAGCCAAAAAGCAGTTAACTTAGCTGAGGTTGTCTACGAAAAGGGCCTAGCTGATTTTCTGACTGTGCTGGATGCGGAAAGAACTCTTACCGAAGTTGAGGATAGGCTTGTTAGAAGCGAGACAGAGCTGGTCGTAAATCTGATAGCACTCTACAAAGCATTAGGTGGAGGCTGGGAGTCTTTCGAAGAGGACAATCTAGCTCAGAAGTAGGCTCTATTTGAGATTCTAGAGTCTTATTTATAATATCTGTTATCCAATTATGTATGGCTCCACGTACTAGACCCTCAATGAACTAATGTACTTGCGAAATATTCGGGTAGGATTGTACTACTGCCTGGAGTTGACATTCCAAATACGATTGAGAACATTACAGTGATCTTTACGGGAGATAGATGACAGATAAAGTCCCACCGCAGGATAGTAGCAATTTAGAATCAGCTAATTTTCCAGTCAGCAAGAAAGTTGGGAGATGGGTACTTCTTGCAACCATCTTAGGCTCTGGTATGGCGTTTATCGACAGCACAGCTATGAATGTTGTAGTGCCTGTGCTTCAGTCTGAGCTTAATGCCACGATACCACAGGTTCAGTGGATAATCGAAGCCTACGCTTTATTTATGTCCTCTCTTATGCTCTTAGGCGGCGCGTTGGGCGATAAATTCGGGCGCAAGAGAATTTTCTCTCTGGGTATAATACTGTTCACGGGAGCATCTATATGGTGCGGCCTTTCACCAGATACTAGCCAGTTAATTGTTGCAAGGGCCTTTCAGGGCGTAGGCGGTGCTTTGTTGGTTCCGGGAAGTCTAGCAATAGTAAATATCTCATTTAGCGATGAGCGCAGGGGAAGAGCGATAGGAATATGGTCTGCTTTTACAGCCATAACCACTGCGCTAGGTCCGATCCTGGGCGGATATCTTGCCCAGAATGTGTCGTGGCGCCTTGTATTTTTTATTAACGTCCCATTGGCCATAATTGTGCTTGCAACTCTATACTGGCGCATCCCTGAGAGCCGTAAGGGAAGCGGGGATGAAAAAATTGATATTTGGGGATCACTTTTTGCAACTCTAGGGCTGGGATGCATAGTGTTTGGTCTTATAGATTCTGGTAATATCGGTTTTGGACACCCCAAAGTTATCATTCCTTTAATAGCGGGCGGCTTGTTCTTGCTGGCATTCCTATATTTAGAGAACAGAATTAAATATCCTATGATGCCGCTTAATCTTTTTAAATCAAAAACCTTTAGCGGCGGAAACTTAATTACACTTCTTTTTTGGGGCGCTTGGAGCGGCGCAGTCTTCTTTATTCCATTTAACCTTATACAACTTCAGGACTACAGCGCTGCAGAAGTAGGGTTTGCCTTTTTTCCATTAGTCATCGCACTGTTTGTAATTTCCCCATGGGCAGGAGGGCTAGTTGCAAAATACGGCGCTAGGCCGCCAATAATAGTTGGGACAGTCTTAGGAGCAATCGGATTTTATTTGTTTACCTTGCCGGGCATAGGCGGCAGTTACTGGACCACATTTTTCCCAGCCATTACAGTATTGGGGATTGGGATGGCGATTATTATCTCACCACTTACAACAGCGGTAATGGAATCTATATCATTAAGAGAATCAGGTGTTGCCTCCGGTATTAACAACACCGTAGGAAGGATTGCAGGCCTACTATCTGTGGCGATAATGGGAGTATTTGCACTATCTACTTTTAATAGAAATTTAGATCTCGATCTTAGCTCAATTGAGTTAACACAGCAGGAAAGACAGGTAATAGATGATCAGAGAATTAAAATTCTTCTTATAGATATACCTAAGGAAATTGATGACGATACAAAGGCAAAAGTACAGGCAGCTATTGATAATTCCTTTCTGGCAAGTTTTAGATTAATGATGCTTATATCTGCAGGCCTTGTATTGTTGGGTACATTTGTAGCTTTCGTTA from Thermodesulfobacteriota bacterium carries:
- a CDS encoding MFS transporter, with amino-acid sequence MTDKVPPQDSSNLESANFPVSKKVGRWVLLATILGSGMAFIDSTAMNVVVPVLQSELNATIPQVQWIIEAYALFMSSLMLLGGALGDKFGRKRIFSLGIILFTGASIWCGLSPDTSQLIVARAFQGVGGALLVPGSLAIVNISFSDERRGRAIGIWSAFTAITTALGPILGGYLAQNVSWRLVFFINVPLAIIVLATLYWRIPESRKGSGDEKIDIWGSLFATLGLGCIVFGLIDSGNIGFGHPKVIIPLIAGGLFLLAFLYLENRIKYPMMPLNLFKSKTFSGGNLITLLFWGAWSGAVFFIPFNLIQLQDYSAAEVGFAFFPLVIALFVISPWAGGLVAKYGARPPIIVGTVLGAIGFYLFTLPGIGGSYWTTFFPAITVLGIGMAIIISPLTTAVMESISLRESGVASGINNTVGRIAGLLSVAIMGVFALSTFNRNLDLDLSSIELTQQERQVIDDQRIKILLIDIPKEIDDDTKAKVQAAIDNSFLASFRLMMLISAGLVLLGTFVAFVTIERLNTH
- a CDS encoding TolC family protein, producing the protein MNKYYLFLILLALLLQSCMVGPNYEQPQTNLGDDWVGESYSQDYSEQDVDLSWWESLGDPQLTLYVNEAVSSNYDISIASARVREARALRGVSASAYYPQIDSDASYQRFRQSENGIIDIGTLSDLGFADDQGDLYQAGFDAFWEIDIFGGTRRSVEAANARVEAAVENRRDVLISVISEVARNYVELRGAQKGLTVSEKNIRIQTDTLNLVENKYKAGLSSELDVARARAQLESTRSTLPPIRASIRASAYRIAVLLGRRPGALLDELLKTKPIPSTPDIVPIGLPSDLLLRRADLRRVESELMAATADIGVATSDLFPKFFITGAAGLESVSFSDFFDASSGVWSIGPSVSWPIFQGGRIRSNIKVAEAVNDAELSRYQQTILLALEEVESSLVRYAEEELRRRSLNESAKSSQKAVNLAEVVYEKGLADFLTVLDAERTLTEVEDRLVRSETELVVNLIALYKALGGGWESFEEDNLAQK